Proteins from a genomic interval of Xylocopa sonorina isolate GNS202 chromosome 6, iyXylSono1_principal, whole genome shotgun sequence:
- the Nhe3 gene encoding na[+]/H[+] hydrogen exchanger 3 isoform X9, which produces MAMRGGARILVLGILCIFLVELCNGAATDIELDAKAQLLHRLDSLNLLLYTFLLILTVLTIWTFKHRRLRFLHETGLAVIYGLIIGAIIRYGFTTSSTILHMPVVPDNSSKYNQSVPPDTLWLSFPEDKGGGIINKTFAYSFRGEISKQDNEIDLKATFDPEIFFNIILPPIIFHAGYSLKRKYFFRNLGAILMYALIGTSISAFVIGALMYVFVQLIPHFSASFTFLDTLYFGALISPTDPLTIISIFNDLHVDVNLYALVFGESVLNDAVAIVLSGSIQNYGERYRSGSGGFETVAFFQAFGDFVGIFSLSLFIGATMGCITALLTKFTRVRDFPLLESALFVLMSYSTFLIAEASDLTGVVAVLFCGICQAHYTYNNLSPDSRQRTKQLFELLNFLAENFIFSYIGVSMFTFPKHHFDPGFIFAGFLCALLGRAANVYPLSFILNLARKPKISLNYQHMLFFAGLRGAMSFALAIRNTMSEVRQAMLTTTSLIVILTVIFQGGATTQFLSWFNIPVGVDEEIEGLSHNGMRSSGGEGGFGDLDIRRERSSPYNSMQDGSLPGSGIKPNEKALLARIWGDFDTRYMKPLLTHSRPTLLETLPVCCTPLARILTTTQQMTQDEAVRKVDSDSDFCLEDRELERRRTSIQP; this is translated from the exons ATGGCAATGAGAGGTGGTGCACGAATTCTCGTCCTTGGAATTTTGTGTATTTTCTTGGTGGAATTGTGTAATGGGGCTGCGACAGACATTGAATTAGATGCGAAAGCACAGCTATTGCATAGGCTTGATAGTTTAAACCTTTTATTGTACACGTTTTTATTGATATTAACTGTTTTAACAATATGGACATTTAAGCATCGTCGCCTTAGGTTCCTCCATGAAACGGGTCTAGCTGTCATTTACG GATTAATTATAGGAGCAATAATACGATATGGCTTTACAACAAGTAGCACTATTCTCCATATGCCTGTTGTGCCAGACAACAGTAGTAAATACAATCAATCGGTACCTCCAGATACGTTATGGCTAAGCTTTCCAGAAGATAAAGGAGGTGGTATTATAAATAAAACGTTTGCCTACTCATTCAGAGGAGAAATTTCTAAGCAGGATAATGAGATTGACTTGAAG GCTACCTTTGATCctgaaatattttttaacatTATTTTGCCCCCAATCATTTTTCATGCTGGATACAGTTTAAAACGT AAATACTTCTTTAGAAATTTAGGAGCGATTCTTATGTATGCTTTAATTGGAACATCTATATCAGCTTTTGTTATTGG AGCTTTGATGTATGTCTTTGTACAATTAATACCACATTTttctgcctcatttacatttttgGATACCCTATATTTTGGTGCACTGATATCTCCTACAGATCCATTGacaataatttctatttttaatgatCTACATGTAGATGTAAACTTATATGCTTTAGTATTCGGAGAAAGTGTATTAAATGATGCAGTCGCAATTGTACTTAGCGG TTCCATACAAAATTATGGAGAACGTTATCGGTCAGGTTCAGGTGGATTTGAAACTGTAGCATTTTTCCAAGCATTTGGTGATTTTGTTGGAATATTTAGTTTATCTTTATTTATTGGCGCTACCATGGGTTGTATCACTGCTTTGTTAACTAAGTTTACTAGAGTCAGAGATTTTCCTCTACTGGAATCAGCATTGTTTGTCTTAATGTCGTATAGTACTTTCTTAATTGCTGAAGCATCTGATCTTACAG GTGTCGTTGCTGTATTATTTTGTGGTATATGTCAAgcgcattacacatataataattTAAGTCCGGATTCTCGTCAACGGACTAAGCAACTGTTCGAACTATTGAACTTTTTAGCTGAAAATTTTATATTCAGTTATATTGGTGTTTCGATGTTCACCTTTCCGAAACACCATTTTGATCCAGGATTTATTTTTGCGGGATTT CTTTGTGCATTATTAGGTCGTGCAGCTAATGTATATCCATTATCATTTATATTAAACTTGGCGCGAAAACCGAAGATATCGTTAAATTATCAACACATGCTATTCTTTGCTGGTCTACGAGGAGCTATGAGTTTTGCTCTAGCCATCAGAAATACCATGTCTGAAGTTCGACAGGCTATGTTAACGACGACAAGCTTGATTGTAATCCTAACAGTCATTTTTCAGGGTGGAGCAACAACTCAGTTTTTGAGCTGGTTTAATATACC AGTTGGCGTAGATGAAGAAATAGAAGGACTGTCGCACAATGGAATGCGCAGT TCTGGTGGCGAAGGTGGCTTTGGAGATCTGGACATACGTAGGGAGAGAAGTTCGCCG TATAATTCTATGCAGGATGGATCATTACCAGGCAGTGGCATAAAACCTAATGAAAAAGCGTTACTTGCCAGAATCTGGGGTGATTTTGATACGCGCTATATGAAACCGCTCTTAACTCACTCCAGGCCTACATTATTGGAGACATTACCAGTTTGTTGCACTCCTCTTGCCAGGATTCTCACAACAACGCAGCAAATGACGCAG GATGAAGCTGTTAGAAAAGTAGATTCAGATTCGGATTTTTGTCTCGAAGACCGTGAACTGGAGCGGCGAAGGACTAGTATTCAACCG TAA
- the Nhe3 gene encoding na[+]/H[+] hydrogen exchanger 3 isoform X5, with the protein MAMRGGARILVLGILCIFLVELCNGAATDIELDAKAQLLHRLDSLNLLLYTFLLILTVLTIWTFKHRRLRFLHETGLAVIYGLIIGAIIRYGFTTSSTILHMPVVPDNSSKYNQSVPPDTLWLSFPEDKGGGIINKTFAYSFRGEISKQDNEIDLKATFDPEIFFNIILPPIIFHAGYSLKRKYFFRNLGAILMYALIGTSISAFVIGALMYVFVQLIPHFSASFTFLDTLYFGALISPTDPLTIISIFNDLHVDVNLYALVFGESVLNDAVAIVLSGSIQNYGERYRSGSGGFETVAFFQAFGDFVGIFSLSLFIGATMGCITALLTKFTRVRDFPLLESALFVLMSYSTFLIAEASDLTGVVAVLFCGICQAHYTYNNLSPDSRQRTKQLFELLNFLAENFIFSYIGVSMFTFPKHHFDPGFIFAGFLCALLGRAANVYPLSFILNLARKPKISLNYQHMLFFAGLRGAMSFALAIRNTMSEVRQAMLTTTSLIVILTVIFQGGATTQFLSWFNIPVGVDEEIEGLSHNGMRSSGGEGGFGDLDIRRERSSPYNSMQDGSLPGSGIKPNEKALLARIWGDFDTRYMKPLLTHSRPTLLETLPVCCTPLARILTTTQQMTQDEAVRKVDSDSDFCLEDRELERRRTSIQPLGTVMGEVSPGPLPLHTRVALPGLVGKHL; encoded by the exons ATGGCAATGAGAGGTGGTGCACGAATTCTCGTCCTTGGAATTTTGTGTATTTTCTTGGTGGAATTGTGTAATGGGGCTGCGACAGACATTGAATTAGATGCGAAAGCACAGCTATTGCATAGGCTTGATAGTTTAAACCTTTTATTGTACACGTTTTTATTGATATTAACTGTTTTAACAATATGGACATTTAAGCATCGTCGCCTTAGGTTCCTCCATGAAACGGGTCTAGCTGTCATTTACG GATTAATTATAGGAGCAATAATACGATATGGCTTTACAACAAGTAGCACTATTCTCCATATGCCTGTTGTGCCAGACAACAGTAGTAAATACAATCAATCGGTACCTCCAGATACGTTATGGCTAAGCTTTCCAGAAGATAAAGGAGGTGGTATTATAAATAAAACGTTTGCCTACTCATTCAGAGGAGAAATTTCTAAGCAGGATAATGAGATTGACTTGAAG GCTACCTTTGATCctgaaatattttttaacatTATTTTGCCCCCAATCATTTTTCATGCTGGATACAGTTTAAAACGT AAATACTTCTTTAGAAATTTAGGAGCGATTCTTATGTATGCTTTAATTGGAACATCTATATCAGCTTTTGTTATTGG AGCTTTGATGTATGTCTTTGTACAATTAATACCACATTTttctgcctcatttacatttttgGATACCCTATATTTTGGTGCACTGATATCTCCTACAGATCCATTGacaataatttctatttttaatgatCTACATGTAGATGTAAACTTATATGCTTTAGTATTCGGAGAAAGTGTATTAAATGATGCAGTCGCAATTGTACTTAGCGG TTCCATACAAAATTATGGAGAACGTTATCGGTCAGGTTCAGGTGGATTTGAAACTGTAGCATTTTTCCAAGCATTTGGTGATTTTGTTGGAATATTTAGTTTATCTTTATTTATTGGCGCTACCATGGGTTGTATCACTGCTTTGTTAACTAAGTTTACTAGAGTCAGAGATTTTCCTCTACTGGAATCAGCATTGTTTGTCTTAATGTCGTATAGTACTTTCTTAATTGCTGAAGCATCTGATCTTACAG GTGTCGTTGCTGTATTATTTTGTGGTATATGTCAAgcgcattacacatataataattTAAGTCCGGATTCTCGTCAACGGACTAAGCAACTGTTCGAACTATTGAACTTTTTAGCTGAAAATTTTATATTCAGTTATATTGGTGTTTCGATGTTCACCTTTCCGAAACACCATTTTGATCCAGGATTTATTTTTGCGGGATTT CTTTGTGCATTATTAGGTCGTGCAGCTAATGTATATCCATTATCATTTATATTAAACTTGGCGCGAAAACCGAAGATATCGTTAAATTATCAACACATGCTATTCTTTGCTGGTCTACGAGGAGCTATGAGTTTTGCTCTAGCCATCAGAAATACCATGTCTGAAGTTCGACAGGCTATGTTAACGACGACAAGCTTGATTGTAATCCTAACAGTCATTTTTCAGGGTGGAGCAACAACTCAGTTTTTGAGCTGGTTTAATATACC AGTTGGCGTAGATGAAGAAATAGAAGGACTGTCGCACAATGGAATGCGCAGT TCTGGTGGCGAAGGTGGCTTTGGAGATCTGGACATACGTAGGGAGAGAAGTTCGCCG TATAATTCTATGCAGGATGGATCATTACCAGGCAGTGGCATAAAACCTAATGAAAAAGCGTTACTTGCCAGAATCTGGGGTGATTTTGATACGCGCTATATGAAACCGCTCTTAACTCACTCCAGGCCTACATTATTGGAGACATTACCAGTTTGTTGCACTCCTCTTGCCAGGATTCTCACAACAACGCAGCAAATGACGCAG GATGAAGCTGTTAGAAAAGTAGATTCAGATTCGGATTTTTGTCTCGAAGACCGTGAACTGGAGCGGCGAAGGACTAGTATTCAACCG CTGGGAACTGTGATGGGAGAAGTTAGTCCGGGACCACTACCATTGCACACACGCGTCGCCTTGCCAGGTTTGGTCGGCAAACATTTATAG
- the Nhe3 gene encoding na[+]/H[+] hydrogen exchanger 3 isoform X7, producing the protein MAMRGGARILVLGILCIFLVELCNGAATDIELDAKAQLLHRLDSLNLLLYTFLLILTVLTIWTFKHRRLRFLHETGLAVIYGLIIGAIIRYGFTTSSTILHMPVVPDNSSKYNQSVPPDTLWLSFPEDKGGGIINKTFAYSFRGEISKQDNEIDLKATFDPEIFFNIILPPIIFHAGYSLKRKYFFRNLGAILMYALIGTSISAFVIGALMYVFVQLIPHFSASFTFLDTLYFGALISPTDPLTIISIFNDLHVDVNLYALVFGESVLNDAVAIVLSGSIQNYGERYRSGSGGFETVAFFQAFGDFVGIFSLSLFIGATMGCITALLTKFTRVRDFPLLESALFVLMSYSTFLIAEASDLTGVVAVLFCGICQAHYTYNNLSPDSRQRTKQLFELLNFLAENFIFSYIGVSMFTFPKHHFDPGFIFAGFLCALLGRAANVYPLSFILNLARKPKISLNYQHMLFFAGLRGAMSFALAIRNTMSEVRQAMLTTTSLIVILTVIFQGGATTQFLSWFNIPVGVDEEIEGLSHNGMRSSGGEGGFGDLDIRRERSSPYNSMQDGSLPGSGIKPNEKALLARIWGDFDTRYMKPLLTHSRPTLLETLPVCCTPLARILTTTQQMTQDEAVRKVDSDSDFCLEDRELERRRTSIQPIYFNFSD; encoded by the exons ATGGCAATGAGAGGTGGTGCACGAATTCTCGTCCTTGGAATTTTGTGTATTTTCTTGGTGGAATTGTGTAATGGGGCTGCGACAGACATTGAATTAGATGCGAAAGCACAGCTATTGCATAGGCTTGATAGTTTAAACCTTTTATTGTACACGTTTTTATTGATATTAACTGTTTTAACAATATGGACATTTAAGCATCGTCGCCTTAGGTTCCTCCATGAAACGGGTCTAGCTGTCATTTACG GATTAATTATAGGAGCAATAATACGATATGGCTTTACAACAAGTAGCACTATTCTCCATATGCCTGTTGTGCCAGACAACAGTAGTAAATACAATCAATCGGTACCTCCAGATACGTTATGGCTAAGCTTTCCAGAAGATAAAGGAGGTGGTATTATAAATAAAACGTTTGCCTACTCATTCAGAGGAGAAATTTCTAAGCAGGATAATGAGATTGACTTGAAG GCTACCTTTGATCctgaaatattttttaacatTATTTTGCCCCCAATCATTTTTCATGCTGGATACAGTTTAAAACGT AAATACTTCTTTAGAAATTTAGGAGCGATTCTTATGTATGCTTTAATTGGAACATCTATATCAGCTTTTGTTATTGG AGCTTTGATGTATGTCTTTGTACAATTAATACCACATTTttctgcctcatttacatttttgGATACCCTATATTTTGGTGCACTGATATCTCCTACAGATCCATTGacaataatttctatttttaatgatCTACATGTAGATGTAAACTTATATGCTTTAGTATTCGGAGAAAGTGTATTAAATGATGCAGTCGCAATTGTACTTAGCGG TTCCATACAAAATTATGGAGAACGTTATCGGTCAGGTTCAGGTGGATTTGAAACTGTAGCATTTTTCCAAGCATTTGGTGATTTTGTTGGAATATTTAGTTTATCTTTATTTATTGGCGCTACCATGGGTTGTATCACTGCTTTGTTAACTAAGTTTACTAGAGTCAGAGATTTTCCTCTACTGGAATCAGCATTGTTTGTCTTAATGTCGTATAGTACTTTCTTAATTGCTGAAGCATCTGATCTTACAG GTGTCGTTGCTGTATTATTTTGTGGTATATGTCAAgcgcattacacatataataattTAAGTCCGGATTCTCGTCAACGGACTAAGCAACTGTTCGAACTATTGAACTTTTTAGCTGAAAATTTTATATTCAGTTATATTGGTGTTTCGATGTTCACCTTTCCGAAACACCATTTTGATCCAGGATTTATTTTTGCGGGATTT CTTTGTGCATTATTAGGTCGTGCAGCTAATGTATATCCATTATCATTTATATTAAACTTGGCGCGAAAACCGAAGATATCGTTAAATTATCAACACATGCTATTCTTTGCTGGTCTACGAGGAGCTATGAGTTTTGCTCTAGCCATCAGAAATACCATGTCTGAAGTTCGACAGGCTATGTTAACGACGACAAGCTTGATTGTAATCCTAACAGTCATTTTTCAGGGTGGAGCAACAACTCAGTTTTTGAGCTGGTTTAATATACC AGTTGGCGTAGATGAAGAAATAGAAGGACTGTCGCACAATGGAATGCGCAGT TCTGGTGGCGAAGGTGGCTTTGGAGATCTGGACATACGTAGGGAGAGAAGTTCGCCG TATAATTCTATGCAGGATGGATCATTACCAGGCAGTGGCATAAAACCTAATGAAAAAGCGTTACTTGCCAGAATCTGGGGTGATTTTGATACGCGCTATATGAAACCGCTCTTAACTCACTCCAGGCCTACATTATTGGAGACATTACCAGTTTGTTGCACTCCTCTTGCCAGGATTCTCACAACAACGCAGCAAATGACGCAG GATGAAGCTGTTAGAAAAGTAGATTCAGATTCGGATTTTTGTCTCGAAGACCGTGAACTGGAGCGGCGAAGGACTAGTATTCAACCG ATATATTTTAATTTCTCGGACTGA
- the Nhe3 gene encoding na[+]/H[+] hydrogen exchanger 3 isoform X6, translating to MAMRGGARILVLGILCIFLVELCNGAATDIELDAKAQLLHRLDSLNLLLYTFLLILTVLTIWTFKHRRLRFLHETGLAVIYGLIIGAIIRYGFTTSSTILHMPVVPDNSSKYNQSVPPDTLWLSFPEDKGGGIINKTFAYSFRGEISKQDNEIDLKATFDPEIFFNIILPPIIFHAGYSLKRKYFFRNLGAILMYALIGTSISAFVIGALMYVFVQLIPHFSASFTFLDTLYFGALISPTDPLTIISIFNDLHVDVNLYALVFGESVLNDAVAIVLSGSIQNYGERYRSGSGGFETVAFFQAFGDFVGIFSLSLFIGATMGCITALLTKFTRVRDFPLLESALFVLMSYSTFLIAEASDLTGVVAVLFCGICQAHYTYNNLSPDSRQRTKQLFELLNFLAENFIFSYIGVSMFTFPKHHFDPGFIFAGFLCALLGRAANVYPLSFILNLARKPKISLNYQHMLFFAGLRGAMSFALAIRNTMSEVRQAMLTTTSLIVILTVIFQGGATTQFLSWFNIPVGVDEEIEGLSHNGMRSSGGEGGFGDLDIRRERSSPYNSMQDGSLPGSGIKPNEKALLARIWGDFDTRYMKPLLTHSRPTLLETLPVCCTPLARILTTTQQMTQDEAVRKVDSDSDFCLEDRELERRRTSIQPTDVRSIPNILHF from the exons ATGGCAATGAGAGGTGGTGCACGAATTCTCGTCCTTGGAATTTTGTGTATTTTCTTGGTGGAATTGTGTAATGGGGCTGCGACAGACATTGAATTAGATGCGAAAGCACAGCTATTGCATAGGCTTGATAGTTTAAACCTTTTATTGTACACGTTTTTATTGATATTAACTGTTTTAACAATATGGACATTTAAGCATCGTCGCCTTAGGTTCCTCCATGAAACGGGTCTAGCTGTCATTTACG GATTAATTATAGGAGCAATAATACGATATGGCTTTACAACAAGTAGCACTATTCTCCATATGCCTGTTGTGCCAGACAACAGTAGTAAATACAATCAATCGGTACCTCCAGATACGTTATGGCTAAGCTTTCCAGAAGATAAAGGAGGTGGTATTATAAATAAAACGTTTGCCTACTCATTCAGAGGAGAAATTTCTAAGCAGGATAATGAGATTGACTTGAAG GCTACCTTTGATCctgaaatattttttaacatTATTTTGCCCCCAATCATTTTTCATGCTGGATACAGTTTAAAACGT AAATACTTCTTTAGAAATTTAGGAGCGATTCTTATGTATGCTTTAATTGGAACATCTATATCAGCTTTTGTTATTGG AGCTTTGATGTATGTCTTTGTACAATTAATACCACATTTttctgcctcatttacatttttgGATACCCTATATTTTGGTGCACTGATATCTCCTACAGATCCATTGacaataatttctatttttaatgatCTACATGTAGATGTAAACTTATATGCTTTAGTATTCGGAGAAAGTGTATTAAATGATGCAGTCGCAATTGTACTTAGCGG TTCCATACAAAATTATGGAGAACGTTATCGGTCAGGTTCAGGTGGATTTGAAACTGTAGCATTTTTCCAAGCATTTGGTGATTTTGTTGGAATATTTAGTTTATCTTTATTTATTGGCGCTACCATGGGTTGTATCACTGCTTTGTTAACTAAGTTTACTAGAGTCAGAGATTTTCCTCTACTGGAATCAGCATTGTTTGTCTTAATGTCGTATAGTACTTTCTTAATTGCTGAAGCATCTGATCTTACAG GTGTCGTTGCTGTATTATTTTGTGGTATATGTCAAgcgcattacacatataataattTAAGTCCGGATTCTCGTCAACGGACTAAGCAACTGTTCGAACTATTGAACTTTTTAGCTGAAAATTTTATATTCAGTTATATTGGTGTTTCGATGTTCACCTTTCCGAAACACCATTTTGATCCAGGATTTATTTTTGCGGGATTT CTTTGTGCATTATTAGGTCGTGCAGCTAATGTATATCCATTATCATTTATATTAAACTTGGCGCGAAAACCGAAGATATCGTTAAATTATCAACACATGCTATTCTTTGCTGGTCTACGAGGAGCTATGAGTTTTGCTCTAGCCATCAGAAATACCATGTCTGAAGTTCGACAGGCTATGTTAACGACGACAAGCTTGATTGTAATCCTAACAGTCATTTTTCAGGGTGGAGCAACAACTCAGTTTTTGAGCTGGTTTAATATACC AGTTGGCGTAGATGAAGAAATAGAAGGACTGTCGCACAATGGAATGCGCAGT TCTGGTGGCGAAGGTGGCTTTGGAGATCTGGACATACGTAGGGAGAGAAGTTCGCCG TATAATTCTATGCAGGATGGATCATTACCAGGCAGTGGCATAAAACCTAATGAAAAAGCGTTACTTGCCAGAATCTGGGGTGATTTTGATACGCGCTATATGAAACCGCTCTTAACTCACTCCAGGCCTACATTATTGGAGACATTACCAGTTTGTTGCACTCCTCTTGCCAGGATTCTCACAACAACGCAGCAAATGACGCAG GATGAAGCTGTTAGAAAAGTAGATTCAGATTCGGATTTTTGTCTCGAAGACCGTGAACTGGAGCGGCGAAGGACTAGTATTCAACCG ACAGATGTAAGGAGCATCCCAAACATATTACATTTCTAA
- the Nhe3 gene encoding na[+]/H[+] hydrogen exchanger 3 isoform X2: MAMRGGARILVLGILCIFLVELCNGAATDIELDAKAQLLHRLDSLNLLLYTFLLILTVLTIWTFKHRRLRFLHETGLAVIYGLIIGAIIRYGFTTSSTILHMPVVPDNSSKYNQSVPPDTLWLSFPEDKGGGIINKTFAYSFRGEISKQDNEIDLKATFDPEIFFNIILPPIIFHAGYSLKRKYFFRNLGAILMYALIGTSISAFVIGALMYVFVQLIPHFSASFTFLDTLYFGALISPTDPLTIISIFNDLHVDVNLYALVFGESVLNDAVAIVLSGSIQNYGERYRSGSGGFETVAFFQAFGDFVGIFSLSLFIGATMGCITALLTKFTRVRDFPLLESALFVLMSYSTFLIAEASDLTGVVAVLFCGICQAHYTYNNLSPDSRQRTKQLFELLNFLAENFIFSYIGVSMFTFPKHHFDPGFIFAGFLCALLGRAANVYPLSFILNLARKPKISLNYQHMLFFAGLRGAMSFALAIRNTMSEVRQAMLTTTSLIVILTVIFQGGATTQFLSWFNIPVGVDEEIEGLSHNGMRSSGGEGGFGDLDIRRERSSPDGSLPGSGIKPNEKALLARIWGDFDTRYMKPLLTHSRPTLLETLPVCCTPLARILTTTQQMTQDEAVRKVDSDSDFCLEDRELERRRTSIQPRKRNDDDDNDDDDDDDDDDDDDDDVDDDDDDDDDDDDDDEDLRIIGMEGFIPLRTL, encoded by the exons ATGGCAATGAGAGGTGGTGCACGAATTCTCGTCCTTGGAATTTTGTGTATTTTCTTGGTGGAATTGTGTAATGGGGCTGCGACAGACATTGAATTAGATGCGAAAGCACAGCTATTGCATAGGCTTGATAGTTTAAACCTTTTATTGTACACGTTTTTATTGATATTAACTGTTTTAACAATATGGACATTTAAGCATCGTCGCCTTAGGTTCCTCCATGAAACGGGTCTAGCTGTCATTTACG GATTAATTATAGGAGCAATAATACGATATGGCTTTACAACAAGTAGCACTATTCTCCATATGCCTGTTGTGCCAGACAACAGTAGTAAATACAATCAATCGGTACCTCCAGATACGTTATGGCTAAGCTTTCCAGAAGATAAAGGAGGTGGTATTATAAATAAAACGTTTGCCTACTCATTCAGAGGAGAAATTTCTAAGCAGGATAATGAGATTGACTTGAAG GCTACCTTTGATCctgaaatattttttaacatTATTTTGCCCCCAATCATTTTTCATGCTGGATACAGTTTAAAACGT AAATACTTCTTTAGAAATTTAGGAGCGATTCTTATGTATGCTTTAATTGGAACATCTATATCAGCTTTTGTTATTGG AGCTTTGATGTATGTCTTTGTACAATTAATACCACATTTttctgcctcatttacatttttgGATACCCTATATTTTGGTGCACTGATATCTCCTACAGATCCATTGacaataatttctatttttaatgatCTACATGTAGATGTAAACTTATATGCTTTAGTATTCGGAGAAAGTGTATTAAATGATGCAGTCGCAATTGTACTTAGCGG TTCCATACAAAATTATGGAGAACGTTATCGGTCAGGTTCAGGTGGATTTGAAACTGTAGCATTTTTCCAAGCATTTGGTGATTTTGTTGGAATATTTAGTTTATCTTTATTTATTGGCGCTACCATGGGTTGTATCACTGCTTTGTTAACTAAGTTTACTAGAGTCAGAGATTTTCCTCTACTGGAATCAGCATTGTTTGTCTTAATGTCGTATAGTACTTTCTTAATTGCTGAAGCATCTGATCTTACAG GTGTCGTTGCTGTATTATTTTGTGGTATATGTCAAgcgcattacacatataataattTAAGTCCGGATTCTCGTCAACGGACTAAGCAACTGTTCGAACTATTGAACTTTTTAGCTGAAAATTTTATATTCAGTTATATTGGTGTTTCGATGTTCACCTTTCCGAAACACCATTTTGATCCAGGATTTATTTTTGCGGGATTT CTTTGTGCATTATTAGGTCGTGCAGCTAATGTATATCCATTATCATTTATATTAAACTTGGCGCGAAAACCGAAGATATCGTTAAATTATCAACACATGCTATTCTTTGCTGGTCTACGAGGAGCTATGAGTTTTGCTCTAGCCATCAGAAATACCATGTCTGAAGTTCGACAGGCTATGTTAACGACGACAAGCTTGATTGTAATCCTAACAGTCATTTTTCAGGGTGGAGCAACAACTCAGTTTTTGAGCTGGTTTAATATACC AGTTGGCGTAGATGAAGAAATAGAAGGACTGTCGCACAATGGAATGCGCAGT TCTGGTGGCGAAGGTGGCTTTGGAGATCTGGACATACGTAGGGAGAGAAGTTCGCCG GATGGATCATTACCAGGCAGTGGCATAAAACCTAATGAAAAAGCGTTACTTGCCAGAATCTGGGGTGATTTTGATACGCGCTATATGAAACCGCTCTTAACTCACTCCAGGCCTACATTATTGGAGACATTACCAGTTTGTTGCACTCCTCTTGCCAGGATTCTCACAACAACGCAGCAAATGACGCAG GATGAAGCTGTTAGAAAAGTAGATTCAGATTCGGATTTTTGTCTCGAAGACCGTGAACTGGAGCGGCGAAGGACTAGTATTCAACCG AGAAAAAgaaatgatgatgatgataatgatgatgatgatgatgatgatgatgatgatgatgatgatgatgatgttgatgatgatgatgatgatgatgatgatgatgatgatgatgatgaggaCCTAAGAATCATTGGAATGGAGGGATTTATTCCATTAAGAACATTGTAA